The Candidatus Gracilibacteria bacterium genomic sequence AGGGCTACGGCGGAAAAATCTTCGATTTTTACGTCGCACAAATCTTATAAAAACTCGTTGGCGTGCATTAAAAAATTGAACTAAATTGAAAATATTAACTTGGAATTGTAATGGAGCATTAAGAAAAAAATTCGGGAATCTTTCTGAATTTAACGCTGACTTATATATAATTCAAGAGTGTGAAAATCCTGCAGAAACCAAACATAAGGAATACAATGATTGGGCGGAAAATTATTTATGGATTGGAGATACAAAAAATAAAGGAATTGGAATTTTTGCTTCTAAAAATCTAGAATTAAGAAAACTAAATTGGTCGAATTCATTTAAAGACCATAATGTAAAACATTTTTTACCTTGTTCAGTAAATGGAACATTTGACTTATTAGCTGTATGGAATCATAGCAATAATTCACCAACTTTTGGTTACATCGGACAATTATGGAAATATATTCAAGTAAATAAAACACACTTGAACAATTCAATAATTATTGGAGACCTAAATAGCAATGCAATTTGGGACAAATGGGACAGATGGTGGAATCATTCAGACGTTGTGAACGAGCTAAAAGAAATTGGAATAGAAAGTTTTTATCATAAATACAGAAGTGAAGAACAAGGAAAAGAAACCCAACCGACTTTTTTCCTTCACAGAAATAAAGAAAAATCATATCATATTGACTATATTTTTGGTGGCAGAGAATTTTCAAACCGACTGAAAAAAGTTGAAATTGGAGAAATTAATAAATGGCTACAAATTAGTGATCATTTACCTATGATTTGTGAATTTTAGAAAATAGAAAAATAAAATAACGACACGCCAACACCGTATATAATTTATGCTTAAATTTGAACTAGTAGAAAATTGCAAACACTCAATAAAAATATTGCTACGGCGGAAAAATCTCCAATTTTTACGTCGCACAAATCTTATAAAAACTCGTTGCCACCAATTATGAAAAAGATTCTATACATATTGATATTCCTTTTTTCGATTGGAATTTTTGCGTGTGATTGTGGTGAACCTTCTATAACAGAAAAATATATTCAATCAGATTTTGTTGCAAATGTGACAATTTTGAAAATTTATCCTAATCAAAAAGGAAAACAAGTATACAGAGCAGACATTAAGATTAATGAACTATTCAAAGGAGAGATTTTAAAATCAATCTATGTTTATGGTCGGAGTGATAATAGAATTGGAACATCTTGTGATATTTTCATTCCTGAGAATACAACCTTAATTGCATATGCCCGAAAAAATAATGATGGAAATTTTGAAATTGGAATGTGTTCAGGTTTACTTTATTTGAACAAAACTAATCAGAAACGACAAGAACGAGAATTAGAAATATTAAAAACATTTAAGTCCAAAAATATAAATTTTACAGATAAAATAAGTTATCGAGAAAAAGGAAAACTTCATAAAAATTTGGAGCAATTCAAAGGAGTTGAAATCAATAAAACTTATGGAATTTATGAAATAGTTTTCGAGTCTGATTTGACAATTAAAATTGTGACAGAAATAAGCGGTTTTGGAAATCCGACAGACCAAAAACTGATAGAAATTATTGAGAAAACTGAATGGTCGAGTTTTAACAACGG encodes the following:
- a CDS encoding endonuclease/exonuclease/phosphatase family protein codes for the protein MKILTWNCNGALRKKFGNLSEFNADLYIIQECENPAETKHKEYNDWAENYLWIGDTKNKGIGIFASKNLELRKLNWSNSFKDHNVKHFLPCSVNGTFDLLAVWNHSNNSPTFGYIGQLWKYIQVNKTHLNNSIIIGDLNSNAIWDKWDRWWNHSDVVNELKEIGIESFYHKYRSEEQGKETQPTFFLHRNKEKSYHIDYIFGGREFSNRLKKVEIGEINKWLQISDHLPMICEF